One region of Psychrobacter sp. DAB_AL43B genomic DNA includes:
- a CDS encoding TerD family protein — MALSLNKGGNLSLTKTDPNLTKLLIGLGWDERATSGAEFDLDASVFLLSSAGKVRGDHDFIFYNQLKSDNGAVEHTGDNRTGEGDGDDEVVKVNLTQVPADVDKIVVTVTIHDAAARSQNFGQVANAFIRVVNEETGAEVVRFDLAEDYSVETAMVFGEVYRHNAEWKFRAVGQGYSGGLQAMCQQYGVVI; from the coding sequence ATGGCTTTATCATTGAATAAAGGCGGTAATTTATCGCTCACCAAAACCGACCCAAATCTAACCAAGCTCCTTATCGGTCTTGGCTGGGATGAGCGCGCAACCTCTGGTGCCGAGTTCGATCTTGATGCTAGCGTTTTCTTGCTCAGCAGCGCGGGCAAAGTACGCGGCGACCATGATTTTATTTTCTATAATCAGCTTAAGTCTGACAACGGCGCGGTTGAGCATACGGGTGATAACCGTACTGGCGAAGGCGATGGGGATGATGAAGTCGTTAAAGTAAACCTGACTCAAGTTCCAGCTGACGTTGATAAAATTGTCGTGACCGTGACTATTCATGATGCTGCCGCTCGTAGCCAAAACTTCGGTCAAGTTGCTAATGCCTTTATTCGCGTCGTCAATGAAGAAACAGGTGCTGAAGTGGTGCGTTTTGACTTAGCAGAAGATTACTCTGTCGAGACTGCGATGGTGTTTGGTGAAGTCTATCGTCATAATGCTGAATGGAAATTCCGCGCGGTTGGTCAAGGTTATTCAGGCGGTTTGCAAGCAATGTGTCAGCAATATGGCGTTGTTATCTAA
- a CDS encoding FixH family protein, whose amino-acid sequence MSAPAPNFKHQDSQPWYKNYMVIIFVIGMPAFVVIACIWFVYYSYQIRDSVVRDDWYMDGKTLYHDVGRDKLTYDLDLHGKMQFSDAGNVTFYLNYPEKSLQTGKLLNGETLTYPDTLDLSISHATDIKKDRDVVLQHQEGNKYSAQVQIDPLKAKYYLQVSNDGKDDWRMQDVAKLPRSEVSFNPLPVFDKS is encoded by the coding sequence ATGTCTGCTCCAGCACCGAACTTTAAGCATCAAGATAGCCAACCATGGTATAAAAACTACATGGTCATTATCTTTGTGATTGGTATGCCAGCTTTTGTGGTTATTGCCTGTATTTGGTTTGTCTATTACTCTTACCAAATTCGTGATAGCGTGGTGCGTGACGACTGGTATATGGATGGCAAGACGCTATATCACGATGTTGGACGTGATAAACTGACATATGATTTAGACTTGCACGGTAAAATGCAGTTTTCAGATGCTGGTAATGTTACTTTTTATCTGAATTATCCTGAGAAAAGCTTGCAAACAGGCAAGCTACTTAATGGCGAGACGCTAACTTATCCTGATACATTGGATTTATCTATCTCGCATGCAACCGACATCAAAAAAGATCGCGATGTGGTACTACAACACCAAGAAGGTAATAAGTACAGCGCGCAAGTGCAGATTGACCCCTTAAAAGCGAAGTATTATTTACAGGTCAGTAATGATGGTAAAGATGACTGGCGTATGCAAGATGTCGCTAAACTGCCGCGCTCAGAGGTTAGCTTTAATCCGCTACCTGTCTTTGATAAAAGCTGA
- the ttcA gene encoding tRNA 2-thiocytidine(32) synthetase TtcA: MTAATLFTPKITPQFEDSSMNADLYSYDLEAGVESGIDEIQYDEGDVDSTDEQAAETLTDEQELTESAYFRKLQKKLRRQVSWAIRDFNMIEDGDVVMVCVSGGKDSYTLLDILLLLKRIAPINFDVVAVNLDQKQPGYPEEILPAYLNEQGIAHYILEKDTYSIVKSVVPEGKTYCSACSRLRRGSLYGFAKQIGATKIALGHHRDDMLATFFLNLFHGGSLKSMPPKLLSDDKQNMLIRPLAYVEEKDIIEYARLKEFPIIPCNLCGSQTNLQRAIINDMLREWDDAHPQRLASIFKAMQNVAPSQLADRELFDFERLSLERDDNERLFEGDNIQAGQTESLAEIGLPVAPKTQVFNPKFASHDTQAEKHTKTVNSSQTTQKIPTINPII; the protein is encoded by the coding sequence ATGACCGCAGCCACCTTGTTTACGCCAAAAATCACGCCTCAGTTTGAAGATAGCTCTATGAATGCTGACTTGTACAGTTATGATTTGGAAGCTGGTGTCGAGTCTGGTATAGATGAAATACAATACGATGAGGGCGATGTTGATTCTACTGATGAGCAAGCTGCTGAAACCTTGACGGACGAGCAAGAATTGACTGAGTCTGCATACTTTCGCAAGTTACAAAAAAAGCTACGCCGCCAAGTATCATGGGCGATTCGTGATTTTAATATGATCGAAGACGGCGATGTGGTAATGGTCTGTGTCTCAGGCGGTAAAGACAGCTATACTTTGCTTGATATTCTTTTACTGCTAAAACGTATTGCACCGATTAATTTTGATGTCGTGGCGGTCAATCTTGACCAAAAGCAGCCAGGGTATCCTGAAGAAATTTTGCCAGCATATCTGAACGAGCAGGGCATCGCGCATTATATTTTAGAAAAAGATACTTATAGCATTGTTAAAAGTGTGGTGCCAGAAGGCAAAACCTATTGTTCGGCATGCTCACGCTTACGCCGTGGCTCACTGTATGGATTTGCCAAACAAATCGGCGCGACCAAGATTGCGCTAGGTCATCATCGCGACGATATGTTGGCGACTTTCTTTTTGAACTTATTTCATGGCGGTTCGCTGAAGTCTATGCCACCCAAGTTATTGAGTGATGACAAGCAAAATATGCTTATTCGCCCATTAGCTTATGTCGAAGAAAAGGACATTATTGAATATGCGCGCTTAAAAGAATTTCCGATTATTCCATGCAATTTATGCGGCAGCCAAACCAACCTACAACGTGCGATTATCAATGATATGCTGCGCGAATGGGATGATGCGCACCCGCAGCGCTTAGCGTCTATTTTTAAAGCGATGCAAAATGTTGCTCCCTCGCAATTAGCAGATCGCGAGTTGTTCGACTTTGAGCGATTAAGTCTCGAGCGTGACGATAACGAGCGTTTATTTGAAGGTGATAATATTCAAGCTGGGCAAACAGAAAGTCTGGCCGAGATTGGATTACCAGTTGCGCCAAAAACGCAGGTATTCAATCCAAAATTTGCCAGTCATGATACGCAAGCAGAAAAGCACACTAAGACAGTCAACAGCAGCCAAACAACGCAAAAAATCCCAACGATTAATCCAATTATTTAA
- a CDS encoding dihydrolipoyl dehydrogenase produces the protein MNKQPDSASDHSNDKKVTRKVSVAIIGAGTAGQNAFRQARKIKEDALIINDGFWTTTCIEIGCMPSKLLIAAADRAYDTNHSSEFGVHASAQIDGKQVMERVRAERSHFANYIKEQVDSWPENNKIAGRAHINKQGLIEVNDELIEAEKIIVATGSSTFIPDDWAKKLGKTLLTSDTVFELADLPKSMAVVGAGAIGLELAQAFTRLGVDVTLFNQVKRVAGLKDDDINNKAIDCLSRELTMHLGSKIINVGSQTNADNAASAAAFIDYEDSAGASQQWQGEYVLVATGRRNNIDELGVENLGVELDEKNRPKQLDKRTGKIGDLEVYIVGDANANLPLLHVASDEGFSAGSMVCDNKKDAYIRPPATPFSIVFCSPQIVNVGMSLPEIQEDSELEYVIGKVSFDNQGRSRVMGVNCGLLHIYGCKKTDRILGASMVAPDAEYIGHILAMAITNDLSIKDMLDMPFYHPTILEGLRTALHDVQQMMRIPYQSNDTQQDNS, from the coding sequence ATGAATAAACAGCCTGATAGCGCATCTGATCATAGTAATGATAAAAAAGTGACACGCAAGGTATCTGTTGCGATTATTGGTGCTGGCACTGCTGGGCAGAATGCCTTTCGCCAAGCCAGAAAAATAAAAGAAGATGCCCTTATCATTAATGATGGATTCTGGACAACCACTTGTATTGAGATTGGTTGTATGCCGAGTAAATTACTCATTGCAGCGGCTGACCGTGCTTACGATACCAATCATTCTAGCGAGTTTGGCGTTCATGCCAGCGCTCAGATAGATGGCAAGCAGGTCATGGAACGCGTTCGCGCTGAGCGCAGTCATTTTGCCAACTATATTAAAGAACAAGTGGACAGCTGGCCTGAAAACAACAAAATAGCCGGACGTGCTCATATTAATAAGCAAGGGCTTATTGAAGTCAACGATGAGTTGATTGAAGCAGAGAAAATTATCGTCGCCACTGGCAGCTCAACCTTTATTCCAGATGACTGGGCAAAGAAGCTTGGCAAAACGTTACTCACCTCAGATACCGTCTTTGAGCTTGCTGATTTACCAAAATCAATGGCGGTGGTTGGCGCAGGTGCCATCGGTTTAGAGCTTGCTCAAGCCTTCACACGCTTAGGCGTTGACGTTACTCTATTTAATCAGGTCAAACGAGTTGCTGGTTTAAAAGATGATGATATAAATAACAAAGCCATTGATTGTTTAAGTCGCGAACTGACCATGCATTTGGGTAGTAAGATCATCAATGTTGGTAGCCAAACAAATGCGGACAATGCAGCCAGTGCAGCCGCATTTATTGACTATGAAGATAGTGCTGGCGCGTCACAGCAGTGGCAAGGTGAGTATGTATTGGTCGCCACAGGTCGCCGCAATAATATAGATGAGTTGGGCGTTGAAAATCTCGGCGTCGAGCTTGATGAGAAAAATCGTCCAAAGCAGCTCGATAAAAGAACCGGTAAAATCGGTGACTTAGAAGTCTATATCGTTGGCGATGCCAATGCCAATCTTCCACTACTACATGTAGCGAGCGATGAAGGTTTTAGTGCCGGTAGCATGGTCTGCGACAACAAGAAAGACGCCTATATTCGTCCACCAGCCACGCCATTTTCGATCGTATTTTGCTCGCCACAAATCGTTAATGTCGGCATGTCTTTACCCGAAATCCAAGAAGATTCAGAGCTTGAGTATGTCATTGGAAAAGTGAGCTTTGACAATCAGGGCCGCAGCCGGGTGATGGGTGTCAACTGTGGTCTGTTGCATATTTATGGTTGCAAAAAAACAGATAGAATCTTAGGCGCGAGCATGGTTGCTCCTGACGCGGAATATATCGGACATATTTTAGCGATGGCTATTACCAATGATTTAAGTATCAAGGACATGCTTGATATGCCTTTTTATCACCCCACTATTTTAGAAGGTCTACGTACCGCGTTACATGATGTTCAGCAAATGATGAGGATACCTTACCAATCTAATGACACGCAGCAAGATAACTCTTAA
- a CDS encoding peroxiredoxin, translated as MAKPTTETITLPDFPVTIVRELDGNFIHDDISLKELVANTSKGLILYFYPKDNTPGCTTQATEFTAHLNEFDDLGYDIIGVSRDSVESHENFIAKHHLNISLISDSDEKLCQYFDVIKEKNMYGKITLGLVRSAFVFDKNGNLTHAQRNLRAKDYTERLLATLVP; from the coding sequence ATGGCAAAGCCGACCACAGAAACCATTACTCTACCTGATTTCCCAGTTACGATCGTACGCGAGCTAGACGGCAATTTTATCCATGACGACATTAGTCTAAAAGAGCTCGTGGCTAATACGAGTAAAGGACTGATCCTTTATTTTTATCCAAAAGACAATACGCCTGGCTGTACCACACAAGCGACAGAATTTACCGCTCATCTTAATGAGTTTGATGATTTAGGCTATGACATCATTGGGGTTTCACGCGATAGTGTCGAATCTCACGAAAACTTCATTGCTAAACACCATCTTAATATTTCCCTTATCAGTGATAGTGATGAAAAACTGTGCCAATATTTTGACGTGATTAAAGAAAAAAACATGTATGGCAAAATCACTTTGGGTCTTGTACGTTCAGCATTTGTATTTGATAAAAATGGCAATCTCACTCATGCGCAGCGCAATCTACGGGCAAAAGACTATACAGAGCGTTTATTAGCCACACTAGTACCCTAG
- the ccoG gene encoding cytochrome c oxidase accessory protein CcoG — protein sequence MSAPQPNRIPVIEVDLNATKKRIHPRFVTGFYQNIRIISMYAFLALFLILPWIRYNGRQAIWFDVPSQHYYIFGMTFLTQDFYFIAAFALIAAFTLFMVTVYAGRVWCGYACPQTIWTHMFQYTEKLVIGDRNKRIKFDKEPMSVSKAFKRFLVYFIWFVFSMITATTFVSYVSGTDALYQSWQMIGFIPFPDWATWIWVSIFIFAFSTYVNAGYMREQMCIQICPYGRFQSVMFDKDTLVVSYDYERGEPRGARKKGTNPEDLGDCIECLMCVQVCPTGIDIRDGLQVACIQCAACVDACNEIMDKVGYPRGLIRYTTERQLVEKEETRVFSPRFFAYLTLLAVLCGGVIYALSDRVPLEIDIRRDRNQLSSTNAQGMIENSYIVKLTNKTQEPHTYKITLAPQDGMSLELRFNDVPLEPGESFDMSVSIYGDPDIIESGQTPVTLNVVSEDGKYKVSKQNIFTTQGQ from the coding sequence ATGTCAGCACCACAACCCAATCGAATTCCTGTTATTGAAGTCGATCTTAACGCCACCAAAAAACGTATTCATCCTAGATTTGTCACAGGATTTTATCAAAATATCCGTATTATCAGTATGTATGCATTTTTGGCGCTGTTCCTCATTCTACCGTGGATACGTTATAACGGTAGGCAAGCCATATGGTTTGATGTCCCATCGCAACATTACTATATTTTTGGGATGACCTTTTTAACCCAAGATTTCTACTTTATTGCAGCATTTGCGCTCATTGCGGCTTTTACTTTATTTATGGTCACCGTTTACGCAGGGCGAGTGTGGTGTGGCTATGCGTGTCCGCAGACTATTTGGACGCATATGTTCCAATACACTGAGAAATTGGTGATTGGCGACCGTAACAAACGTATTAAGTTCGATAAAGAGCCGATGAGCGTCAGCAAAGCTTTTAAGCGCTTTTTGGTTTATTTTATTTGGTTTGTATTCTCGATGATTACGGCAACTACTTTCGTCAGCTATGTGTCGGGCACAGATGCCCTATATCAAAGTTGGCAAATGATCGGATTTATACCCTTTCCTGATTGGGCAACGTGGATATGGGTTTCAATATTTATCTTTGCCTTTTCTACTTATGTTAATGCTGGCTATATGCGTGAGCAGATGTGTATTCAAATCTGTCCTTATGGCCGCTTTCAAAGTGTGATGTTCGATAAAGATACACTGGTTGTCTCTTACGATTATGAGCGTGGTGAGCCTCGCGGCGCACGTAAAAAAGGTACCAATCCTGAAGACTTAGGTGATTGTATTGAATGCCTAATGTGTGTGCAGGTCTGCCCTACTGGGATTGATATTCGTGATGGTTTGCAAGTAGCCTGTATACAGTGCGCGGCTTGTGTCGATGCCTGTAATGAGATTATGGACAAGGTTGGTTATCCACGGGGACTGATTCGTTATACTACGGAGCGGCAGTTGGTGGAAAAAGAAGAGACCCGAGTATTCAGTCCGCGGTTTTTTGCTTATCTGACCCTACTGGCAGTGTTATGTGGTGGTGTTATTTATGCCTTATCGGATCGTGTGCCATTAGAGATTGATATTCGCCGTGACCGTAACCAGTTGTCCTCAACTAATGCTCAAGGGATGATTGAAAATAGCTATATTGTAAAATTAACCAATAAAACACAAGAGCCGCATACTTATAAAATTACTTTAGCGCCACAAGATGGCATGAGTTTAGAGCTGCGCTTTAACGATGTACCGTTAGAGCCGGGTGAAAGCTTCGATATGTCCGTCAGTATTTATGGTGATCCAGATATTATCGAATCAGGTCAAACGCCAGTGACTTTAAATGTAGTGAGTGAAGATGGTAAATATAAAGTCAGTAAGCAAAATATCTTTACCACTCAAGGTCAGTAA
- the rlmKL gene encoding bifunctional 23S rRNA (guanine(2069)-N(7))-methyltransferase RlmK/23S rRNA (guanine(2445)-N(2))-methyltransferase RlmL, producing MTETTALASSIAPSQLSSQASSQALSLDLIITCADGLEVPLQTELTSFGMASEIKSTGRLAVTGTLRDLYTICLWSRVASRVLMLIKRKNINTEYDVAEQLYGLAKSVNWTEQFSLEQTFAIRLSVDKRVAVSQQFAMLRIKDAIADTFNEVYDSRPNVDSKNPDFSVFATVNDKQAELYLDLSGTSLHRRGYRVAMTEAPLKENLAAALLYSAGWHKKNEAGNAPFYNALIDPMCGSGTFIIEALLMHCDYAVGIDKAANQFGFYQWQHHDDALWQQMIDDAQTRFREALEIANEQPDTLPLILGFDADSGAIIATEKNIIAAGLQDLLPLLDIETRALDQLSNVLKPLVDDGRLSNPLIITNPPYGERLGDEEMIKPLYQAIGLILQDSFAGSDVNPMLGILASNVEQVDILPIKEPKTLRCHNGAITVYFRYGTLIAGQTGNLVSRFEKREIEVEEGQDFINRLQKNLGKLKKLAKKDNVSNLRVYNADLPDFKVAVDLYGDYVHVQEYAPPKTIPPETAKKRFNLALMGIREVFGINREQIFIKTRARQSGNDQYSKQGNTEKRGKFYVAREDGAYFYVNFTDYLDTGLFIDHRNMRARIKDNSRGKAVLNLFAYTCTASVHAALAGAKKVTSVDLSQNYLDWGKQNFVLNGLDVSRNKYQFVAADIFEWIKDNTEQFDIIFIDPPTFSNSKKFQGTFDVQRDHTALINRAMNRLTADGVLYFSNNFTRFELDEQLTERYDIIDITQKTIGFDFDVKKPIHQSFEIRHR from the coding sequence ATGACCGAAACAACCGCGCTCGCCTCTTCCATAGCACCTTCGCAACTATCTTCACAAGCATCTTCACAAGCATTGTCGCTTGACCTTATTATCACCTGTGCCGATGGGCTTGAAGTACCGCTACAGACTGAGCTAACAAGTTTTGGTATGGCAAGCGAAATTAAAAGTACGGGCCGTCTTGCGGTTACGGGTACATTGCGTGATCTATATACCATTTGCCTTTGGTCGCGTGTAGCATCTCGCGTATTGATGCTCATTAAACGCAAAAACATCAACACCGAATACGATGTGGCTGAGCAGCTTTATGGTTTGGCAAAATCGGTCAATTGGACGGAACAATTCAGCTTAGAGCAAACCTTTGCCATCCGTCTGTCTGTCGATAAACGTGTTGCGGTCAGTCAGCAGTTTGCCATGCTACGTATCAAAGATGCAATTGCCGATACTTTTAACGAAGTTTATGACAGCCGTCCTAATGTTGACAGTAAAAATCCAGATTTTTCTGTGTTTGCGACAGTCAACGATAAGCAAGCTGAGCTATATCTAGATTTATCAGGCACCAGTTTGCATCGCCGTGGTTATCGTGTGGCGATGACTGAAGCGCCGTTAAAAGAAAACTTAGCCGCGGCCCTACTTTATAGCGCTGGCTGGCATAAGAAAAACGAAGCTGGTAATGCGCCTTTTTATAATGCGCTAATCGACCCGATGTGTGGCTCAGGAACCTTTATCATTGAAGCGCTACTCATGCATTGCGATTATGCAGTGGGTATCGATAAAGCGGCCAATCAGTTTGGTTTTTACCAATGGCAGCATCATGATGATGCACTATGGCAACAGATGATCGATGATGCACAGACACGCTTCCGCGAAGCATTGGAGATTGCTAATGAGCAGCCAGATACCTTGCCGCTCATCTTGGGATTCGATGCCGATAGTGGCGCCATCATTGCCACAGAAAAGAATATAATTGCCGCCGGTCTGCAAGACTTATTGCCGCTACTAGACATTGAAACTCGTGCCCTTGATCAACTAAGTAACGTCCTAAAACCATTGGTTGATGATGGTCGATTGAGCAATCCTTTAATCATCACCAACCCACCTTATGGTGAGCGTTTGGGTGATGAAGAAATGATTAAACCTTTGTACCAAGCGATTGGGCTTATTTTGCAAGACAGCTTTGCGGGTAGTGATGTCAATCCAATGCTTGGTATATTAGCGTCCAATGTTGAACAAGTAGATATACTGCCAATCAAAGAGCCAAAAACCTTGCGTTGTCATAATGGTGCTATCACTGTTTATTTCCGCTATGGAACGTTGATTGCTGGGCAAACGGGTAATCTTGTTAGTCGCTTTGAAAAGCGTGAGATTGAAGTAGAAGAAGGACAAGACTTTATCAACCGCTTGCAAAAAAATCTTGGCAAACTGAAGAAGCTGGCTAAAAAAGACAATGTGAGCAATTTACGCGTTTATAATGCTGATTTGCCCGACTTCAAAGTAGCTGTCGATTTATATGGCGATTATGTGCACGTGCAAGAATATGCGCCACCAAAAACCATTCCACCTGAGACCGCTAAAAAGCGCTTTAATCTGGCGTTAATGGGTATTCGTGAAGTCTTTGGTATTAACCGTGAACAAATCTTTATCAAGACTCGCGCCCGTCAATCAGGTAATGACCAATATAGCAAACAAGGTAATACCGAAAAGCGTGGTAAGTTTTATGTTGCTCGTGAAGATGGCGCGTATTTCTATGTCAACTTTACCGACTATCTCGATACTGGGCTCTTTATTGACCATCGTAATATGCGTGCGCGCATTAAAGACAACAGTCGTGGCAAAGCCGTACTAAACTTATTTGCCTATACTTGTACAGCGAGTGTACACGCGGCACTGGCTGGCGCTAAAAAAGTCACTAGTGTTGATTTATCACAAAACTATTTAGATTGGGGCAAGCAGAATTTTGTGCTTAACGGCCTAGATGTCAGTCGCAATAAATATCAATTCGTTGCCGCCGATATCTTTGAGTGGATTAAAGACAATACTGAGCAATTTGATATTATCTTTATTGATCCGCCAACTTTTTCAAACTCCAAAAAGTTTCAAGGTACCTTTGATGTTCAACGCGACCATACCGCGCTTATTAATCGGGCGATGAACCGTTTGACAGCGGACGGTGTTTTATACTTCTCTAATAACTTTACCCGTTTTGAGTTGGATGAACAATTGACCGAGCGCTACGATATTATCGATATCACCCAAAAAACTATTGGTTTCGATTTTGATGTTAAAAAACCGATTCATCAAAGCTTTGAGATTCGTCATCGTTAA
- the queC gene encoding 7-cyano-7-deazaguanine synthase QueC produces the protein MTNVTPQTTSPNQESTADLNALHKSQNAVVLLSGGLDSVTCLYWAKARYASVTAVSFDYGQRHNSELVAAKAIADAAEVNHRVIDIDIAQLGGSSLTDHSMIVPDGDADKFPNKKHDEIDNDAIPNTYVPARNTIFLSYALAVAEVTDSNHIVIGVSSVDYSGYPDCRPEYIAAFQHMANLATKAGVTGHHLSIQTPLQQLSKAKTIELGLSLGVDYGQTISCYQADAKGLACGVCDSCALRRQGFAQVGIADPTHYQS, from the coding sequence ATGACGAACGTTACTCCACAGACCACTTCCCCTAATCAAGAAAGCACTGCCGACTTGAATGCACTTCATAAGAGCCAAAATGCTGTTGTGCTACTGTCAGGCGGACTTGATTCAGTGACTTGTTTATATTGGGCAAAGGCGCGCTATGCCTCTGTGACAGCAGTCAGTTTTGACTATGGTCAACGTCATAATAGTGAGCTTGTCGCCGCCAAAGCCATCGCTGACGCCGCAGAGGTGAATCATAGAGTCATTGATATCGACATCGCACAGCTTGGGGGCTCATCGCTAACCGACCACAGTATGATTGTGCCTGATGGCGATGCCGATAAATTCCCTAATAAAAAGCATGATGAGATTGATAACGACGCCATTCCAAATACTTATGTACCAGCGCGCAATACCATATTTTTATCTTATGCGCTGGCAGTGGCAGAAGTGACCGACTCCAATCATATTGTGATTGGCGTTAGCTCAGTTGATTATTCAGGCTATCCTGACTGCCGTCCTGAGTACATTGCAGCCTTTCAACATATGGCAAACCTTGCCACCAAAGCTGGCGTGACCGGTCATCATTTATCGATTCAAACACCGCTGCAACAACTATCAAAAGCCAAAACTATCGAGCTTGGTCTATCGCTAGGAGTCGATTATGGACAGACGATTTCTTGTTATCAAGCAGATGCAAAGGGTCTTGCCTGCGGTGTCTGTGATAGTTGTGCCTTGCGCCGTCAAGGTTTTGCGCAAGTAGGCATTGCTGATCCAACCCATTATCAATCGTAA
- a CDS encoding mechanosensitive ion channel family protein, with translation MAIASITDFFQEIVRDLHTSLYLAIGGSIDEGTLDWSSKLVELVSTGIKILILLAVLGFFYWLAIYILKKSKSRIRLNERRAKIVRSILRYIWIVTSFIAIMSQLNFEPDTIKATAKASTWAGIYYVLWTSSGQIIHKVLQHYGLNASIEQLLKNILSVLLLVLGLASVMAQFGFDIVSLVAGLGIAGLAVGFAAQSTLANFIAGITILLEQSFQVGDWVNINDNEGRVVVIALRTTHVLTRDNITVIIPNSNVASSVVINLTSKNFIRFDIQMRIAFEDDIDTARKEILQVLTDSDVVLNRPETSATVAEIGEYGVFFIVRFWVKPAAVARMPKIKEGLRENIKRAFDAANISTPYPHMRLLMPKDVDYPIATKPFATTTQLVEEKPKLTNGD, from the coding sequence ATGGCAATCGCTAGTATTACTGACTTCTTTCAAGAGATTGTTCGCGACTTACATACTAGCCTTTATCTTGCTATTGGAGGCTCTATCGATGAAGGGACATTGGACTGGTCATCTAAATTGGTAGAATTGGTGAGTACTGGTATCAAAATCCTAATACTGCTTGCGGTATTGGGATTTTTTTATTGGCTCGCTATTTATATTCTCAAAAAAAGTAAATCTCGAATTCGTCTTAATGAGCGCCGCGCAAAAATTGTCCGCTCAATACTGCGTTATATTTGGATAGTGACCAGCTTTATTGCCATTATGAGTCAGCTTAATTTTGAGCCAGATACTATCAAGGCGACTGCCAAAGCAAGTACGTGGGCTGGGATATATTACGTGCTGTGGACATCATCTGGACAAATTATTCATAAAGTCCTGCAGCATTATGGTCTGAACGCCTCGATTGAGCAGCTACTCAAAAATATCTTGTCGGTGCTACTTTTAGTGTTGGGGCTTGCCAGCGTCATGGCGCAATTTGGTTTTGATATTGTCTCGCTAGTGGCAGGTTTGGGTATCGCCGGTTTGGCGGTGGGTTTTGCTGCGCAATCAACGCTTGCTAATTTTATTGCCGGTATTACTATTTTGCTTGAGCAGTCTTTCCAAGTGGGTGATTGGGTTAATATCAATGACAACGAAGGTCGCGTCGTGGTTATCGCTTTGCGCACTACCCATGTCTTAACTCGAGACAATATTACAGTCATCATACCTAATTCGAATGTTGCCTCTTCTGTGGTCATTAATCTAACCTCCAAAAACTTTATACGCTTTGATATCCAGATGCGCATTGCTTTTGAAGATGATATCGATACCGCGCGCAAGGAGATTTTACAAGTGCTGACTGATAGCGATGTGGTACTTAACCGTCCTGAGACTTCAGCGACCGTGGCAGAGATTGGAGAGTACGGCGTATTTTTTATCGTACGCTTTTGGGTCAAGCCAGCAGCGGTTGCTCGTATGCCAAAAATTAAAGAGGGTTTACGAGAGAATATCAAACGCGCCTTTGATGCCGCTAATATCTCGACTCCTTACCCTCATATGCGTCTACTTATGCCAAAAGACGTTGATTATCCGATTGCCACTAAGCCGTTTGCGACAACTACTCAGCTAGTAGAAGAAAAACCCAAGCTCACTAATGGCGATTAA